In Microbacterium esteraromaticum, the following proteins share a genomic window:
- the secD gene encoding protein translocase subunit SecD: MASTSPTRHAWRVLLGLLIVTAVLFGINALGVYVFKTDAGKPASSWAPELALDLQGGTQIILGAESPDGAAPTEDQLNQAAAIIRQRVDASGVAEADITTEGGRNIVVQIPGVADQATRDRIQASAKLELRPVILATDPATSFAGEDGKETPYPTPAETMNDEPSPSPTDKSDPSWATEKQIAALQSYDCSAEVDASTAEDRPLIACEENGSAKYLLGPVELDGTVIDDATAGREQQSGRWTVNLEFDSKGTEIFGDVSQRLNANRLANQAPRDQFAFVLDGKVLSAPTMQAVILNGKPSISGNFTQESAKALADQLRYGALPLSFTVESSDTISATLGSQQLQIGLITGLIGLGLVALYSLITYRALGWVIMASIAVMGVLTYIIIAILAWRMGFRLSLAGVAGLIVSIGFTADSFIVYFERIRDELRDGKSIVAAVEDGWGRAKRTIYISKSINVLAAVVLYVLADATVKGFAFTLGLTTLIDVFIFVIFTHPVMQLLARTRFFGGGHKLSGLDPEALGAVYRGRAQFRDVRTGSSGRAARNKGARGEAEKRQTIAERKRAEALAGSKDAGKDSDA; this comes from the coding sequence GTGGCATCCACATCTCCGACTCGCCACGCCTGGCGAGTCCTCCTCGGCCTGCTCATCGTCACCGCAGTGCTGTTCGGCATCAACGCCCTCGGCGTCTACGTCTTCAAGACCGACGCTGGCAAGCCTGCGAGCTCCTGGGCTCCGGAGCTGGCCCTCGACCTGCAGGGCGGAACGCAGATCATCCTGGGCGCGGAGTCGCCGGACGGTGCTGCACCGACTGAGGATCAGCTGAACCAGGCTGCCGCGATCATCCGCCAGCGTGTCGACGCCTCGGGTGTCGCCGAGGCTGACATCACGACGGAGGGCGGCCGCAACATCGTCGTCCAGATCCCCGGTGTCGCCGATCAGGCGACCCGTGATCGCATCCAGGCCAGCGCCAAGCTCGAGCTGCGACCGGTGATCCTGGCCACGGACCCCGCGACCTCGTTCGCGGGTGAGGACGGTAAGGAGACGCCCTACCCGACTCCGGCCGAGACGATGAACGACGAGCCCTCGCCGTCACCGACCGACAAATCGGACCCGAGCTGGGCCACCGAGAAGCAGATCGCGGCGCTGCAGTCGTACGACTGCTCCGCCGAGGTCGATGCGAGCACGGCCGAAGACAGGCCCCTCATCGCGTGCGAGGAGAACGGCAGCGCCAAGTACCTGCTCGGACCGGTCGAGCTCGACGGCACCGTGATCGACGACGCCACAGCCGGGCGAGAGCAGCAGAGCGGGCGCTGGACCGTCAACCTCGAGTTCGACTCCAAGGGCACCGAGATCTTCGGCGATGTCAGCCAGCGTCTCAACGCCAACCGCCTGGCCAACCAGGCCCCGCGCGATCAGTTCGCATTCGTGCTCGACGGCAAGGTGCTCTCCGCACCGACCATGCAGGCCGTCATCCTCAACGGCAAGCCGAGCATCTCGGGCAACTTCACGCAGGAGAGCGCGAAGGCCCTGGCCGACCAGCTGCGCTACGGAGCGCTGCCGCTCAGCTTCACCGTCGAGAGCTCCGACACGATCTCAGCGACCCTCGGATCGCAGCAGCTGCAGATCGGACTCATCACGGGTCTGATCGGTCTCGGCCTGGTCGCGCTGTACTCGCTGATCACATACCGGGCGCTCGGCTGGGTGATCATGGCATCCATCGCCGTAATGGGCGTGCTGACCTACATCATCATCGCGATCCTCGCCTGGCGGATGGGCTTCCGGCTCTCTCTCGCCGGTGTGGCCGGTCTGATCGTCTCGATCGGCTTCACGGCCGACTCGTTCATCGTCTACTTCGAGAGGATCAGAGACGAGCTGCGAGACGGCAAGTCGATCGTCGCGGCCGTCGAGGACGGCTGGGGTCGCGCCAAGCGCACGATCTACATCTCCAAGTCGATCAACGTGCTCGCGGCGGTCGTGCTCTATGTGCTGGCCGATGCGACGGTCAAGGGCTTCGCATTCACCCTCGGTCTCACGACTCTCATCGACGTGTTCATCTTCGTGATCTTCACGCACCCCGTGATGCAGCTGCTGGCGCGGACGCGCTTCTTCGGCGGCGGGCACAAGCTGTCTGGTCTCGACCCCGAGGCGCTCGGCGCGGTCTACCGCGGGCGCGCACAGTTCCGCGACGTGCGCACCGGTTCTTCCGGACGCGCTGCGCGGAATAAGGGAGCGCGCGGTGAGGCCGAGAAGCGACAGACCATCGCCGAGCGCAAGCGCGCAGAGGCGCTCGCAGGATCCAAGGATGCCGGAAAGGACTCCGACGCCTGA
- a CDS encoding preprotein translocase subunit YajC — MDPMSLMLFGLLGVMLVFMFVNTRKRQKMMKEQQEEKAAKTVPGVKVLLQGGLYGTVVSYDPVDLDKPAQIEIAPGVVIEVHSQAILRLVDENEQTDVASADVVAPAADAPAQDKTDGIESIKVETPEETKARLERNDEN; from the coding sequence ATGGATCCCATGTCCCTCATGCTCTTCGGCCTTCTCGGCGTGATGCTCGTGTTCATGTTCGTGAACACCCGCAAGCGTCAGAAGATGATGAAGGAGCAGCAGGAGGAGAAGGCAGCCAAGACGGTTCCGGGTGTCAAGGTGCTGCTTCAGGGCGGCCTCTACGGCACCGTGGTCTCGTACGACCCGGTCGACCTCGACAAGCCCGCCCAGATCGAGATCGCCCCCGGCGTCGTCATCGAGGTGCACAGCCAGGCCATCCTCCGTCTCGTCGACGAGAACGAGCAGACCGACGTGGCATCTGCTGACGTCGTCGCGCCGGCTGCAGACGCTCCTGCGCAGGACAAGACCGACGGCATCGAGTCGATCAAGGTCGAGACGCCGGAAGAGACCAAGGCGCGCCTCGAGCGCAACGACGAGAACTGA
- the ruvA gene encoding Holliday junction branch migration protein RuvA has product MISSLRGTVLHADSTHVVIETGGVGFSVFVPGDVAHTAVVGEQLRLHTSLIVREDALTLFGFSDRDELEIFGQLLSVTGVGPKSALGVLSHLTVDQIAEAVTAEDDAPFRRVSGIGPKTAKLIVVQLAGKVQPRVASAPAGAPATATVEQVAAALVGLGWSEKVAAEAAAQSAEDATDAERESVPALLRRTLAAMGPGAKRG; this is encoded by the coding sequence ATGATCTCGTCCCTGCGCGGCACTGTGCTGCACGCTGACTCCACGCACGTCGTCATCGAGACCGGCGGGGTCGGGTTCTCGGTGTTCGTGCCGGGCGACGTCGCGCACACGGCCGTCGTGGGGGAGCAGCTCCGGCTGCACACGAGCCTGATCGTCCGGGAAGACGCGCTCACGCTGTTCGGCTTCAGCGATCGGGACGAACTCGAGATCTTCGGCCAGCTGCTCAGCGTCACTGGCGTCGGCCCGAAGTCGGCCCTCGGGGTGCTCTCGCACCTCACGGTCGACCAGATCGCCGAAGCGGTGACCGCGGAGGACGATGCGCCGTTCCGTCGCGTCTCGGGGATCGGGCCGAAGACCGCGAAGCTGATCGTCGTGCAGCTTGCTGGCAAGGTTCAGCCCCGGGTGGCGTCGGCTCCGGCAGGGGCACCCGCGACGGCCACCGTCGAGCAGGTCGCCGCAGCCCTGGTCGGACTCGGATGGTCGGAGAAGGTCGCGGCCGAGGCCGCAGCGCAGTCGGCTGAGGACGCCACCGACGCTGAGCGCGAGTCGGTGCCCGCGCTGCTGCGCCGCACGCTCGCCGCCATGGGACCAGGAGCCAAGCGTGGCTGA
- the ruvB gene encoding Holliday junction branch migration DNA helicase RuvB, whose amino-acid sequence MADGSRDAAEALDDTELAIEGALRPSSLDEFVGQPKVRGQLQLLLEAARIQERPADHILLAGPPGLGKTTLAMIVAHESGRPLRLSSGPAIQHAGDLAALLSSLTPGEVLFIDEIHRMARSAEEMLYLAMEDFRIDIMVGKGAGATSIPLELAPFTLVGATTRSGLLPNPLRDRFGFTGHLEFYDDDDLERVIARSSNVLGVRLPDDSLSEIARRSRGTPRIANRLLRRVRDYALVHGGGRSASISDVRAALDLYDVDAIGLDRLDRAVLDALVRRFRGGPVGLSTLAVAVGEEAETVESVVEPYLVRIGFLGRTPRGRIAMPDAYRHLGIAHPDGVALFDDL is encoded by the coding sequence GTGGCTGACGGCTCGCGCGACGCCGCCGAAGCGCTCGACGACACCGAGCTCGCGATCGAGGGTGCCCTGCGCCCCAGCAGCCTCGACGAGTTCGTCGGTCAGCCCAAGGTGCGCGGTCAGCTTCAGCTGCTGCTCGAGGCTGCGCGCATCCAGGAGCGCCCTGCCGATCACATCCTGCTCGCGGGTCCCCCCGGCCTCGGCAAGACCACCCTCGCCATGATCGTCGCCCACGAGAGCGGGCGCCCTCTGCGGCTCTCGAGCGGACCTGCGATCCAGCACGCCGGAGACCTCGCAGCCCTGCTGTCCAGCCTCACTCCTGGCGAGGTGCTCTTCATCGACGAGATCCATCGCATGGCCCGCTCCGCCGAGGAGATGCTGTACCTGGCGATGGAGGACTTCCGCATAGACATCATGGTCGGCAAGGGTGCCGGCGCCACCAGCATCCCGCTCGAACTCGCGCCGTTCACCCTGGTGGGCGCGACGACGCGGTCCGGGCTGCTGCCCAACCCGCTGCGCGACCGCTTCGGCTTCACCGGCCATCTCGAGTTCTATGACGACGATGACCTCGAGCGCGTGATCGCCCGGTCGTCGAATGTGCTCGGCGTGCGTCTGCCCGACGATTCGCTCAGTGAGATCGCCCGGCGATCGCGGGGCACGCCCCGCATCGCGAACCGGCTGCTGCGCCGTGTGCGCGACTACGCGCTGGTGCACGGCGGCGGCCGCTCCGCGTCGATCTCCGACGTCCGAGCCGCTCTCGATCTCTACGACGTCGACGCCATCGGACTGGACCGTCTCGACCGGGCAGTGCTCGATGCGCTGGTGCGCCGTTTCCGCGGTGGGCCGGTGGGGCTGAGCACGCTGGCCGTCGCCGTGGGCGAGGAGGCTGAGACGGTCGAGAGCGTCGTCGAGCCCTACCTCGTGCGGATCGGATTCCTCGGTCGCACCCCTCGAGGGCGCATCGCCATGCCCGACGCCTACCGCCACCTCGGCATCGCCCACCCCGACGGTGTGGCATTGTTCGATGACCTATAA